A single genomic interval of Flavobacterium sp. N2820 harbors:
- a CDS encoding curli production assembly/transport protein CsgE produces MKLNQTYSLFLLLFFNTLLHAQILNTEVKAKVELSYFEEMVSVTGTAENLDDGMKNLSYTLSVIKKNKKNANTSNNSQNGEFTLNPNEKKILSTTKINQSTQDEIIILLLIYDENDVMVGKDRIIVEEKKSDVLKKNEAELEITGIVSDDTKTKVGKDFYDIYFSKYNSEAIKGNQIVLIEEQLNVGRTTILKITIDNKLISEFIANPNEEFLYQKAEEAIQITKKYFKDLEKLKNRIEQY; encoded by the coding sequence ATGAAACTAAATCAAACATATAGTCTATTTCTATTGTTGTTTTTTAACACACTTCTCCATGCTCAGATTCTGAATACAGAAGTAAAGGCAAAAGTAGAATTAAGTTATTTTGAAGAAATGGTTTCGGTAACTGGTACAGCAGAAAATCTTGATGATGGTATGAAAAATTTGTCATATACTTTGTCAGTTATCAAAAAAAACAAGAAAAATGCAAACACATCAAACAATTCTCAAAATGGTGAGTTTACATTAAATCCAAATGAAAAAAAAATACTTTCAACAACAAAAATAAATCAAAGCACACAAGATGAAATTATTATTCTACTCTTAATTTATGATGAAAATGATGTAATGGTGGGAAAAGATCGAATAATTGTAGAAGAAAAAAAAAGTGACGTTTTAAAAAAAAATGAAGCTGAACTTGAAATTACAGGTATTGTCTCAGATGATACTAAAACTAAAGTAGGAAAAGATTTTTACGATATATATTTTTCAAAATACAATTCTGAAGCCATTAAAGGCAATCAAATTGTTTTAATTGAAGAACAACTTAATGTAGGACGAACAACAATTCTTAAAATAACAATAGATAATAAGTTGATATCCGAGTTTATTGCAAACCCAAATGAGGAATTTCTTTATCAAAAGGCAGAAGAAGCTATACAAATTACAAAGAAATATTTCAAAGACTTAGAAAAACTAAAAAACAGAATCGAACAATATTAA
- a CDS encoding curli production assembly/transport component CsgF: MKTYIILFTCFFVGFSWGQNLVYKPKNPAFGGDTFNYQWMLSSAEAQNLLKDPDGDAGFEQQSELERFRDNLNSQLLSYLSRELFDNQFGSGTSGTGTSTGGSGTQNGVYTFGSLSVELYESNLGLVVNILDILTGEETQVIIPRN, translated from the coding sequence ATGAAAACGTACATAATACTATTTACTTGTTTTTTTGTTGGTTTTTCATGGGGCCAAAACTTAGTTTATAAACCAAAAAACCCCGCATTTGGTGGCGATACATTCAATTATCAATGGATGTTGAGTTCTGCTGAAGCTCAAAATTTGTTAAAAGACCCGGATGGAGATGCAGGTTTTGAACAACAATCTGAATTAGAACGATTTAGAGATAACTTAAACTCTCAATTATTAAGTTATCTATCCAGAGAACTTTTTGACAATCAATTTGGCTCAGGAACTTCAGGAACAGGAACTAGTACTGGTGGCTCTGGAACTCAAAATGGTGTGTATACTTTTGGAAGTTTATCTGTAGAATTATATGAGTCAAACTTAGGCTTAGTCGTTAATATTTTAGACATTCTAACCGGTGAAGAAACACAAGTTATCATTCCACGAAATTAA
- a CDS encoding CsgG/HfaB family protein, translating into MKTSIKIVGCSLFILLSSCGAYFNQPLTVQKASYGEETPATLSLKSLPPPKEQIVVGVYKFRDQTGQYKPSDNGSNFSTAVTQGSTSILIKALEDSKWFIPIERENLANLLQERNIIRSTRQEYLKDSNSKDQQLTPLLYAGVLLEGGIVSYDSNIITGGFGARYFGAGSSTSYRQDRVTVYLRLVSTQNGKILKTIYVSKTILSQSLDASLFRYVKFKRLLEVETGFTKNEPLQLAVTEAIEKAVEGLIVEGIQDNIWVANAPISTLTEVINEYNKEKDESESTLLYKRYFKERRAKFGVNLDVGSSLIQGDYPSPVLKPALRTGMRYFLLPTFSINTSVNLFWMKNKNKFDDAHTSFDLNTEVLFLPYDRLSPFFYIGTGLGATSSYESPYFKLQSGLGVEYLATDNFGIRMLGEINLTQSDKIDNIVSGIRDDNYWRFFISVNYYFPKRKYDEKAIKKHVKDLSIEATSNTKK; encoded by the coding sequence ATGAAAACAAGCATAAAAATAGTTGGTTGCAGTTTATTTATTCTATTAAGCAGTTGCGGTGCCTATTTTAATCAGCCTCTTACCGTTCAAAAAGCTTCTTATGGAGAAGAAACTCCTGCTACCTTATCATTAAAATCGTTACCACCTCCAAAAGAACAAATTGTTGTAGGTGTATATAAATTTAGAGACCAAACAGGCCAATACAAACCTTCAGATAATGGAAGTAATTTTAGTACCGCTGTGACTCAAGGTTCAACTTCAATTTTGATAAAAGCACTTGAAGATTCAAAATGGTTTATTCCAATTGAACGAGAAAATTTAGCCAATCTTTTACAAGAAAGAAACATCATTAGATCTACACGTCAAGAATATTTAAAAGACTCAAATTCAAAAGATCAGCAACTAACTCCTCTACTCTATGCTGGAGTTTTATTGGAAGGCGGAATTGTTTCGTATGATTCTAATATTATAACTGGTGGTTTTGGAGCACGTTATTTTGGTGCAGGAAGTTCTACAAGTTATAGACAAGATCGAGTTACTGTATATCTTCGCCTTGTTTCAACGCAAAATGGAAAAATTCTAAAAACAATTTATGTTTCAAAAACCATTTTGTCGCAATCATTAGATGCAAGTTTATTTCGTTATGTTAAGTTCAAAAGATTATTAGAAGTTGAAACGGGTTTCACTAAAAACGAGCCTTTACAATTAGCCGTTACAGAAGCAATTGAAAAAGCGGTTGAAGGATTAATTGTTGAGGGAATTCAAGATAATATTTGGGTTGCCAATGCGCCAATCTCTACACTAACCGAAGTTATAAACGAATACAATAAAGAAAAAGATGAATCAGAATCAACGTTACTGTACAAACGTTATTTCAAAGAGCGTAGAGCTAAATTTGGTGTGAATTTAGATGTTGGTAGTTCGCTCATTCAAGGCGATTATCCAAGTCCTGTTTTAAAACCAGCCTTGCGTACAGGAATGCGCTATTTTCTTTTACCAACTTTTAGTATTAATACTTCTGTTAATTTGTTTTGGATGAAAAACAAAAATAAATTTGACGATGCACACACATCTTTCGATTTAAATACCGAAGTACTCTTTTTACCTTATGATAGACTTAGTCCCTTTTTCTATATCGGAACCGGATTAGGAGCAACATCAAGTTACGAATCACCTTATTTTAAACTTCAATCGGGTTTAGGTGTTGAATATTTAGCGACAGACAATTTCGGAATTCGAATGCTTGGCGAAATCAATTTAACGCAATCTGATAAAATTGACAACATAGTTTCAGGTATTCGAGACGACAATTATTGGCGATTTTTCATTAGTGTCAACTACTATTTTCCAAAAAGAAAATATGATGAAAAAGCCATTAAAAAACATGTGAAAGATTTATCAATTGAAGCAACTTCAAACACAAAAAAATAA
- a CDS encoding carboxypeptidase regulatory-like domain-containing protein has translation MYKIYKFSIFLLFLTFSSSCSEETIDDTGFGSVKGRVVEAVTFEPIENARVSSNPNTSAVFTDEDGYFTIENVPTGDYAFEARKDGYIAKFESGTVLKDAETELVFELEPIEEINQSPTVPELLTPLDNAEDLSLSVNLTWQSTDAENDELTYKVTLRNDITNEITIYENILTASYTLTNLNYSTKYFWQVSVSDGINPEVNSLTQSFRTLEFPNARFLFTRKIADNNVIFTADDAGNELQITSDATNSFRPRKNIPANKIAFLRTTGGQAHIYTMKPDGSDVFKVTAGIPAAGFNLDYYNFSWKSNGSQLIYSNFDKLYKINADGSGLELIFQTPNGKFISECDWSIDSSIIALKVNNSTGYETEIYVIDSNGIIIENVISGTSGAISGLHLSVTNNKLVYSRDITGFESFDYRQLDSRIFQYDFTTDTATEVNVQKPAGFNDFEVRYSPNEAELLFVSTSNDGISAKNIFKYAIGITGSRVQLFDNAIMPDWK, from the coding sequence ATGTACAAGATATATAAATTCAGTATTTTTTTACTTTTTCTAACATTTTCCTCTTCTTGTTCTGAAGAAACTATTGATGATACGGGTTTTGGATCAGTAAAAGGTCGTGTTGTAGAAGCAGTAACATTTGAGCCAATTGAAAACGCACGTGTTTCTTCAAACCCAAATACAAGTGCTGTTTTTACAGATGAAGATGGTTATTTCACCATAGAAAATGTACCCACAGGAGATTATGCATTTGAAGCTCGAAAAGATGGTTATATTGCCAAATTTGAATCTGGTACGGTTCTAAAAGATGCTGAAACAGAATTGGTTTTTGAATTAGAACCAATCGAAGAAATCAACCAATCACCCACTGTTCCAGAACTTTTAACACCACTCGATAATGCCGAAGATTTAAGTTTAAGCGTTAATTTAACTTGGCAATCTACAGATGCAGAAAATGACGAATTAACATATAAAGTTACACTTCGAAATGATATTACAAACGAAATTACAATCTATGAAAACATTTTAACTGCATCTTACACACTAACAAATTTAAATTATAGCACCAAATATTTTTGGCAAGTTTCTGTTTCAGATGGAATTAATCCTGAAGTAAATAGTTTAACGCAATCCTTTAGAACATTAGAATTTCCTAATGCCCGTTTTCTTTTTACTCGAAAAATAGCTGATAACAATGTGATTTTCACTGCTGACGATGCTGGAAATGAACTCCAAATTACGTCCGATGCCACCAATAGTTTTAGACCAAGAAAAAATATTCCAGCAAATAAAATTGCTTTTTTGAGAACAACCGGCGGACAAGCTCATATTTACACTATGAAACCGGATGGATCAGATGTTTTTAAAGTCACAGCCGGTATTCCTGCGGCAGGATTTAATTTGGATTATTACAATTTTAGTTGGAAAAGCAACGGAAGTCAATTGATTTATTCCAATTTTGATAAACTGTACAAAATTAATGCTGATGGTAGTGGATTAGAATTAATATTTCAAACACCAAACGGTAAATTTATTTCAGAATGTGATTGGAGCATTGACAGTTCAATAATTGCTTTAAAAGTAAACAATTCTACGGGCTATGAAACTGAAATTTACGTAATTGATTCAAACGGAATTATCATTGAAAATGTAATTTCGGGAACCTCAGGAGCTATTAGCGGGTTACATTTATCTGTAACCAATAATAAGTTGGTTTATTCAAGAGACATTACAGGGTTTGAAAGCTTTGATTACCGACAATTAGATTCAAGAATTTTTCAATATGATTTTACCACTGATACTGCTACTGAAGTAAATGTTCAAAAACCAGCTGGATTCAACGATTTTGAAGTTCGATATTCT